A region of Chloroflexota bacterium DNA encodes the following proteins:
- a CDS encoding electron transfer flavoprotein subunit beta/FixA family protein, protein MNIIVCIKQVPDTTEVKINPETGTLIREGVPSIINPFDTYAIEEGLRLKEQFGGKVTVISMGPPQALEALKEAVAMGADEAILLSDKAFAGSDTWATAYTLSQAIKKLGDFDIILCGKQAIDGDTGQVGPGIARQLGISQLTYVFKIRKIDPESRTIVVERLLEEGREVVETKLPALLTVVKDINQPRYPTFLGIRRATRMQIPTWGAADLPDTDPTKLGLKGSPTQVVRVFNPPKREGKVEIIQADSIDEAASILADKLLAEKVL, encoded by the coding sequence TTGAACATCATCGTGTGCATCAAACAAGTGCCGGATACAACGGAGGTCAAGATCAACCCGGAAACCGGCACGCTTATCCGCGAAGGCGTGCCCAGCATTATCAACCCCTTTGATACGTATGCCATCGAGGAAGGATTGCGTCTCAAGGAGCAATTCGGCGGCAAAGTAACAGTTATCTCCATGGGACCACCGCAGGCGCTGGAAGCGCTCAAGGAAGCAGTAGCTATGGGCGCTGACGAAGCTATTTTGCTCTCTGATAAGGCCTTCGCTGGCTCAGATACCTGGGCTACAGCCTACACGCTGTCCCAGGCGATCAAAAAACTCGGCGATTTTGACATTATTCTCTGTGGCAAACAAGCGATTGACGGCGACACAGGGCAGGTGGGACCAGGAATTGCCCGTCAGCTTGGCATCTCCCAACTCACCTACGTCTTCAAAATCCGGAAGATAGACCCAGAATCACGCACCATCGTGGTAGAACGCTTGCTGGAAGAAGGACGAGAGGTGGTGGAGACCAAGCTGCCTGCCTTGCTCACCGTGGTCAAAGACATCAATCAACCTCGCTATCCCACCTTTCTTGGCATCCGCCGCGCCACGAGAATGCAGATCCCAACCTGGGGCGCGGCTGATTTACCGGATACCGATCCCACCAAACTGGGCTTGAAAGGCAGCCCCACACAGGTCGTGCGCGTCTTCAACCCACCAAAGCGCGAAGGCAAGGTGGAAATCATCCAGGCGGATAGCATAGATGAGGCAGCAAGCATTTTGGCCGACAAGCTTCTCGCCGAGAAAGTGCTCTAG
- a CDS encoding acyl-CoA dehydrogenase family protein translates to MDFALTEEHQMVRKMVREFAEKEIAPYIKELDRKHQYSRDILTKMGQQGILGICIPVKYGGAGMDYISLAIACEELERVDTSARVVLSVHIGLNSLSLLQWGTEEQKQKYLVPQAMGQKIATYGLTEPNAGSDAVGIQTTARKEGNHYVLNGEKMWISLADVADNFLIIAWTDLEKKKKRDHTGMSAFLVERGFPGIKTGTIHGKLGVRAGNTGSITLTDCVVPAENLLGQEGEGFKIAMSALDGGRYTVAAGAVGLIEACLEASVRYANERHAFGVPIGQHQLVQQMIAKMVARRDAGRLLVYYAGWLKNQGMRNTRETSLAKWVNCDAAFDSAADAVQIHGAYGYSDEYDVERYLRNSKGAVIYEGSREIHQLIQAQYALGYRQDKPLRCELPAYDPVEWQSEG, encoded by the coding sequence ATGGACTTTGCTTTGACCGAAGAGCATCAGATGGTACGCAAGATGGTGCGCGAATTTGCGGAAAAGGAAATTGCGCCCTACATCAAAGAACTTGACCGCAAGCATCAATACAGCCGCGACATACTGACCAAGATGGGGCAGCAGGGTATCCTCGGCATCTGCATCCCGGTCAAGTACGGCGGGGCAGGCATGGATTACATTTCGCTGGCCATCGCCTGCGAGGAGCTAGAGCGTGTAGACACCTCGGCGCGCGTTGTTCTATCCGTGCACATCGGCTTGAACAGCCTGAGCCTGCTTCAATGGGGCACAGAGGAGCAAAAGCAGAAATACCTAGTGCCACAAGCCATGGGGCAGAAAATTGCCACCTATGGCTTGACCGAGCCAAACGCTGGCTCAGACGCGGTCGGGATACAGACGACAGCGCGCAAAGAAGGCAACCATTACGTGCTCAACGGCGAGAAAATGTGGATCTCGCTGGCCGACGTAGCCGACAATTTCCTGATCATTGCCTGGACTGACTTGGAGAAGAAAAAGAAGCGCGACCATACTGGCATGTCTGCTTTTCTCGTTGAGCGTGGCTTTCCAGGTATCAAGACAGGAACCATTCACGGTAAGTTAGGCGTGCGTGCAGGCAACACCGGCAGCATCACGCTGACGGATTGCGTGGTACCTGCCGAGAACCTGCTGGGTCAGGAAGGCGAGGGCTTCAAGATTGCTATGAGCGCGCTCGATGGTGGACGCTATACCGTGGCAGCAGGAGCAGTAGGATTGATCGAAGCGTGCCTGGAAGCATCCGTGCGCTATGCCAATGAGCGCCATGCCTTCGGCGTGCCCATCGGACAGCATCAACTGGTCCAACAGATGATCGCCAAGATGGTGGCGCGACGGGATGCAGGGCGATTGCTGGTGTACTATGCTGGCTGGCTCAAGAACCAGGGCATGCGTAACACGCGCGAGACCTCGCTAGCTAAGTGGGTCAACTGTGATGCTGCCTTCGATTCCGCTGCCGACGCCGTGCAAATTCACGGTGCCTATGGTTATTCCGATGAATACGACGTTGAGCGCTACCTGCGCAACTCCAAAGGCGCCGTCATCTACGAAGGCAGCCGCGAAATCCACCAGCTCATCCAAGCGCAGTATGCCCTGGGTTACCGCCAGGACAAGCCCCTGCGCTGTGAACTGCCAGCCTACGACCCGGTGGAGTGGCAGAGCGAGGGATGA
- a CDS encoding MBL fold metallo-hydrolase yields MANLLEGITWLGHASFRIKAPEGVVYIDPWKLRSPEPADLILITHEHYDHFSADDVKKIRKPDTTIVTIASVAAQLKGDVKTVKAGDTLTVKGVKIEVVPAYNPAKQFHPKQAGGVGYIITVGGRRIYHAGDTDAIPEMNQIKTDVALLPVGGTYTMTAAEAARVANTIKPAVAVPMHWGDIVGSRADAEAFRAQCQVPVEIITPE; encoded by the coding sequence ATGGCTAATTTGTTGGAAGGCATTACCTGGCTTGGACACGCTAGTTTTAGGATCAAGGCGCCGGAAGGGGTCGTTTATATTGACCCTTGGAAACTTCGCAGTCCCGAGCCGGCCGATTTGATTTTGATCACACATGAGCATTACGACCACTTCTCGGCTGATGATGTGAAGAAGATACGCAAACCGGATACGACCATTGTCACCATAGCGAGCGTTGCCGCGCAGTTGAAGGGCGACGTGAAGACAGTCAAGGCAGGTGATACCCTAACGGTCAAGGGGGTTAAGATCGAGGTTGTGCCTGCTTATAACCCAGCCAAGCAGTTCCATCCCAAGCAGGCAGGTGGTGTGGGCTATATCATCACTGTGGGCGGACGGCGCATCTACCATGCTGGTGATACAGACGCCATCCCAGAGATGAACCAGATCAAAACCGATGTTGCGCTCTTGCCTGTGGGTGGAACATATACCATGACCGCTGCTGAAGCGGCGCGGGTAGCCAACACCATCAAACCCGCGGTGGCTGTGCCCATGCATTGGGGTGATATTGTTGGGTCACGCGCCGACGCCGAAGCATTCCGCGCCCAGTGCCAGGTGCCAGTGGAGATCATCACGCCGGAGTGA